A portion of the Methanomassiliicoccus sp. genome contains these proteins:
- a CDS encoding cobyric acid synthase — protein sequence MPTSISPPARNSPGGSWIAASTPGGGSTDEYWSKVEAELRDLRAGPNLECPYYHCHYEGQDCSLCFCPLYPCLDPRLGNMVPARKGGEVWSCENCYWTHRSDVASMIAARIPPSPIPPPREFLDGIKAEVEAVHPVSAMPLMVLGATSGAGKSLITAALCRLFSDMGYNVSPFKSQNMSLNSMVTPSGGEISRAQALQAVAARTEPDSRMNPILLKPKQDDVSQVIIDGRPYRDMDVPTYYDEFTMGEGMAVVKRAWEFLRRTRDVVVIEGAGSPAEINIAAREIANMRTAEIAGAPCVLVVNMEWGGAFAYAYGTIMLLPPEQRSMFKGIILNNMHGDPTCLKEGIEELEARLGIPVLGVVPHVDHLLPDEDSQDLAKEKGAGDLKVGVIMLPRISNFTDLDALALEGVKVVYVKDPRSLEGVSAVIIPGTKNTVADLKWLRERGLFDAIRMMRGKVPILGICGGYQMLGREVIDLNGVEGDVGAIWEGLGLLDISTRFEAYEKRTIQVSGRLVSGEGDVRGYEIHMGMSESREEPLFILDEDGRKKDEGSVSKDGMVMGSYVHGLFDLPAFRQFFLSKVPLSRPRTATQDYDRSVNEGLDAVAAVVGSHLDMGRLVEILKEGLN from the coding sequence ATGCCCACCTCCATTTCGCCTCCTGCCCGGAATTCGCCCGGCGGTTCGTGGATAGCTGCATCTACTCCCGGAGGCGGTAGCACGGACGAGTACTGGTCGAAGGTGGAGGCCGAGCTCAGAGATCTTCGGGCGGGGCCCAACCTGGAGTGTCCGTATTACCATTGTCACTATGAAGGTCAGGACTGCTCCCTGTGCTTCTGCCCCCTGTATCCCTGCCTTGATCCCAGGCTCGGAAATATGGTGCCGGCCAGGAAAGGGGGAGAGGTATGGAGCTGCGAGAATTGCTATTGGACGCACCGCTCCGACGTGGCTTCGATGATCGCGGCGCGAATCCCGCCCTCGCCAATCCCACCCCCTCGCGAGTTCCTCGACGGAATTAAGGCCGAAGTGGAGGCCGTGCACCCGGTCTCCGCCATGCCCCTCATGGTGCTGGGCGCCACCTCGGGCGCGGGTAAATCGCTGATCACTGCAGCGCTGTGCCGCCTGTTCTCGGACATGGGCTATAACGTATCGCCCTTCAAGTCCCAAAACATGTCGCTGAATTCCATGGTCACCCCCTCGGGGGGCGAGATCTCCAGGGCGCAAGCCCTGCAGGCCGTGGCTGCGCGCACCGAACCGGACAGCCGCATGAACCCCATTCTCCTGAAGCCGAAGCAGGATGATGTCTCGCAAGTCATCATCGACGGCCGGCCGTACCGCGACATGGACGTCCCGACCTACTATGATGAGTTCACCATGGGCGAGGGCATGGCCGTCGTCAAGCGGGCCTGGGAGTTCCTCCGCCGCACCCGCGATGTCGTGGTGATCGAGGGTGCCGGCTCCCCGGCTGAGATCAACATCGCCGCCCGGGAGATCGCCAATATGCGGACCGCGGAGATCGCCGGTGCGCCTTGCGTCCTAGTCGTCAACATGGAGTGGGGTGGCGCCTTCGCCTACGCCTATGGCACCATTATGCTCCTGCCCCCTGAACAACGGAGCATGTTCAAGGGAATCATCCTCAACAACATGCACGGCGATCCGACCTGCCTGAAGGAAGGGATCGAGGAGCTGGAGGCCCGTCTCGGCATCCCGGTGCTGGGAGTGGTCCCGCATGTCGATCACCTGCTTCCGGACGAGGACTCCCAGGACCTGGCCAAGGAGAAGGGGGCAGGTGATCTGAAGGTCGGGGTGATCATGCTTCCCCGCATATCCAACTTCACCGACCTCGACGCCCTCGCTCTCGAAGGAGTCAAGGTCGTCTACGTGAAAGACCCCCGCTCTCTCGAGGGAGTGAGCGCGGTCATCATCCCGGGGACCAAGAACACCGTTGCCGATCTGAAATGGCTCAGGGAGCGCGGGTTGTTCGATGCCATAAGGATGATGCGCGGCAAGGTGCCTATCCTGGGCATCTGCGGCGGCTATCAGATGTTGGGTCGGGAGGTCATCGACCTAAATGGAGTGGAAGGCGATGTCGGCGCCATCTGGGAAGGCCTCGGCCTCCTGGACATCTCGACGCGGTTCGAAGCCTACGAGAAGCGCACCATCCAGGTCAGCGGCAGGCTGGTATCTGGAGAGGGTGATGTCAGGGGGTATGAGATCCACATGGGCATGTCCGAGAGCCGGGAGGAGCCCCTGTTCATCCTGGACGAGGATGGCCGCAAAAAGGACGAGGGCTCGGTGTCCAAGGACGGCATGGTCATGGGCTCGTATGTGCACGGGCTGTTCGATCTCCCGGCCTTCCGGCAGTTCTTCCTCTCCAAGGTGCCATTGTCGAGGCCAAGGACGGCAACGCAGGACTACGACCGCTCAGTGAACGAGGGCCTGGACGCGGTGGCCGCGGTGGTCGGTTCTCATCTTGACATGGGCCGCCTGGTCGAGATTTTAAAGGAGGGGCTGAATTGA
- a CDS encoding cobyric acid synthase, translating into MSSIMVQGTSSGAGKTTVAALLCRHFAGRGFKVAPFKASNLSLNSFVTAQGEEIGVSQAYQAWACGREPEGCMNPVLLKPKGNGSCQLILSGRPYADLARGGREMDRAVLRSAVKESFQRLAEANDVVVIEGSGSPAEINLRRDDIANMATAEMAGSPVVLVGDIERGGVFAGLYGTYALLEERHRRLVKAFLINRFRGDESILQSGIDRMEELLGVPSIGVLPFADLKFPAEDSLDMNREQGTGVRGRDMRKGWLDNLDELYAMSVKHLDYATMEKIAFS; encoded by the coding sequence TTGAGCAGCATCATGGTACAGGGAACCTCGTCGGGGGCTGGGAAAACGACGGTAGCCGCCCTGCTGTGCCGCCACTTCGCCGGACGGGGGTTCAAGGTTGCCCCGTTCAAGGCCAGCAATCTTTCGCTCAACTCCTTCGTCACCGCTCAGGGGGAGGAGATCGGGGTTTCTCAGGCCTACCAGGCCTGGGCCTGCGGCCGGGAGCCGGAAGGATGCATGAACCCGGTGCTGCTGAAGCCGAAGGGCAACGGCAGCTGCCAGCTCATCCTCTCCGGCCGGCCGTATGCCGACCTGGCAAGAGGGGGGCGGGAGATGGATCGCGCGGTCCTCAGGAGCGCGGTGAAGGAGTCGTTCCAACGGTTGGCGGAGGCGAACGACGTGGTGGTGATCGAAGGCTCGGGCTCCCCGGCGGAGATAAACCTCCGGCGCGATGATATCGCCAACATGGCCACCGCCGAGATGGCCGGTTCCCCGGTCGTGCTGGTCGGGGACATCGAGCGAGGCGGTGTGTTCGCCGGTCTGTACGGCACCTATGCGCTCCTGGAGGAAAGGCATCGCCGGCTGGTGAAGGCGTTTCTCATCAACCGCTTCCGGGGGGATGAGAGCATCCTCCAGAGCGGCATAGACCGAATGGAGGAATTACTAGGCGTGCCATCGATTGGGGTTCTCCCCTTCGCCGACCTCAAGTTCCCCGCCGAGGACAGCCTTGACATGAACCGGGAACAGGGCACCGGAGTAAGGGGACGCGATATGAGAAAGGGGTGGTTGGACAATCTGGACGAGCTGTACGCCATGTCCGTCAAGCACCTGGATTACGCGACGATGGAGAAAATCGCTTTTTCATGA